A stretch of Lysobacter sp. K5869 DNA encodes these proteins:
- a CDS encoding acyltransferase family protein, translating into MQRRYDIDALRALAFCLLILYHCAMLYVADWGWHLKSPHLSQGLQWPMLLVNRWRMDLIFLISGLSVHFLLRGTGAGRFLAQRSWRLLLPLTFGCLFVVPIQPYAQGVANGLVEPGFGAFLLRYYQFKPWPQGAFDGWQYGFTWNHLWYLVYLWVYTVALTALLPLLRSRAGQRLQAALASLRGWALLLLPALPLALFSILLQPHFKDTGDLIHDGYRHSIYFTVFLYGYWLGNDAGLWAELTRLRRRTLALAPLLFAVYVAMLTLLPEDVPDSVQYLIWTLRSVYIWTALCAILGWSHRLLNRPLRWLPWATEAVYPWYVLHQSLIVLIAYWVLPLKFGPVAEPAIVLTGTVAGCFVLHEIIRRVPLLRPCFGLKARKGRAAAPASAGPAVAPEPA; encoded by the coding sequence ATGCAACGCCGCTACGACATCGACGCCCTGCGCGCCCTCGCCTTCTGCCTGCTGATCCTCTACCACTGCGCCATGCTCTACGTCGCCGACTGGGGCTGGCACCTCAAGAGCCCGCACCTGTCGCAGGGCTTGCAGTGGCCGATGCTGCTGGTCAACCGCTGGCGCATGGACCTGATCTTCCTGATCTCCGGCCTGTCGGTGCACTTCCTGCTGCGCGGCACCGGCGCGGGCCGCTTCCTGGCCCAGCGCAGCTGGCGCCTGCTGCTGCCGCTGACCTTCGGCTGCCTGTTCGTGGTGCCGATCCAGCCCTACGCCCAGGGCGTGGCCAACGGCCTGGTCGAACCGGGCTTCGGCGCGTTCCTGCTGCGCTACTACCAATTCAAGCCTTGGCCGCAGGGCGCGTTCGACGGCTGGCAGTACGGCTTCACCTGGAACCACCTGTGGTACTTGGTCTATCTGTGGGTCTACACGGTGGCGCTGACCGCGCTGCTGCCGCTGCTGCGCAGCCGCGCCGGCCAGCGCCTGCAAGCCGCGCTGGCCTCGTTGCGCGGTTGGGCGCTGCTGCTTTTGCCGGCGTTGCCGCTGGCGCTGTTCTCGATCCTGCTGCAGCCGCATTTCAAGGACACCGGCGACCTCATCCACGATGGGTACCGCCACTCGATCTATTTCACCGTGTTCCTCTACGGCTACTGGCTCGGCAACGACGCCGGCCTGTGGGCCGAGCTGACCCGCCTGCGCCGGCGCACGCTGGCCTTGGCGCCGCTGCTGTTCGCGGTGTACGTGGCGATGCTGACGCTGTTGCCGGAAGACGTGCCCGACAGCGTGCAGTACCTGATCTGGACCTTGCGCAGCGTCTACATCTGGACCGCGCTGTGCGCGATCCTGGGCTGGTCGCATCGCTTGTTGAACCGGCCGCTGCGCTGGCTGCCGTGGGCGACCGAGGCGGTCTATCCCTGGTACGTGCTGCACCAGAGCCTGATCGTGCTGATCGCCTACTGGGTGCTGCCGCTGAAGTTCGGCCCGGTGGCGGAACCGGCGATCGTGCTGACCGGCACCGTGGCGGGCTGCTTCGTGCTGCACGAGATCA